One stretch of Nycticebus coucang isolate mNycCou1 chromosome 7, mNycCou1.pri, whole genome shotgun sequence DNA includes these proteins:
- the B3GNT7 gene encoding UDP-GlcNAc:betaGal beta-1,3-N-acetylglucosaminyltransferase 7 isoform X2 → MKKTVYRSVCLALVLLVAVTVFQRSLTPGPFLQEHTLPTLGPEKDSGQLVNSNNFWKNEKDVDTPNPTAALGPQAWDVTTTNCSANSNLTHQPWFQGLEPQFRQFLLYRHCRYFPMLLNHPEKCRDDVYLLVVIKSVITQHDRREAIRQTWGREQESAGGGHGAVRTLFLLGTASKQEERTHYQQLLAYEDRLYSDILQWDFLDTFFNLTLKEIHFLKWLDIYCPNVPFVFKGDDDVFVNPTNLLEFLADRRPQEDLFVGDVLQHARPIRRKDNKYYIPTALYSKASYPPYAGGGGFLMAGGLARRLHHACDTVELYPIDDVFLGMCLEVLGVRPTAHEGFKTFGISRNRNSRMNKEPCFYRSMLVVHKLMPPELLAMWGLVHGNLTCSRKLQVL, encoded by the exons AT GAAGAAAACCGTCTACAGGAGTGTGTGCCTTGCCCTGGTCCTGCTTGTGGCCGTGACAGTATTCCAGCGCAGTCTGACTCCCGGTCCGTTTCTGCAGGAGCACACGCTACCCACCCTGGGGCCAGAGAAGGATAGCGGACAATTGGTGAACTCCAACAACTTCTGGAAGAATGAGAAGGATGTGGACACCCCCAACCCCACAGCCGCTCTGGGTCCCCAGGCTTGGGACGTGACCACCACTAACTGCTCAGCCAATAGCAACTtgacccaccagccctggttcCAGGGCCTGGAGCCTCAGTTTCGGCAGTTTCTCTTGTATCGCCACTGCCGATACTTCCCCATGCTACTGAACCACCCAGAGAAGTGCAGGGACGATGTCTACCTGCTGGTGGTTATCAAGTCGGTCATCACACAGCATGACCGCCGCGAGGCCATCCGCCAGACCTGGGGCCGTGAGCAGGAGTCAGCAGGCGGGGGCCACGGTGCCGTGCGCACGCTGTTCCTGCTGGGCACGGCCTCCAAGCAGGAGGAGCGGACCCACTACCAGCAGCTGCTAGCCTATGAGGACCGCCTCTATAGCGACATCCTGCAGTGGGACTTTCTCGACACCTTCTTCAATTTGACCCTCAAGGAGATCCATTTCCTCAAGTGGCTCGACATCTACTGTCCCAACGTGCCCTTCGTCTTCAAAGGTGATGATGATGTCTTTGTCAACCCCACCAACCTGCTCGAATTTCTGGCTGACCGGAGGCCACAGGAGGACCTGTTCGTGGGTGATGTCCTGCAGCACGCACGGCCCATCCGCAGGAAGGATAACAAGTACTACATCCCCACGGCCCTGTACAGCAAGGCCAGCTACCCACCGTATGCTGGTGGAGGTGGCTTCCTCATGGCCGGTGGTCTGGCCCGGCGCCTGCACCATGCCTGTGACACAGTAGAACTCTATCCCATCGATGATGTCTTCCTAGGCATGTGCTTGGAGGTGCTGGGAGTGAGGCCCACAGCCCACGAGGGCTTCAAGACTTTTGGCATTTCTCGAAACCGCAATAGCCGCATGAACAAGGAGCCATGCTTTTACCGCTCCATGCTAGTTGTGCACAAGCTGATGCCTCCCGAGCTGCTGGCCATGTGGGGTCTGGTGCATGGCAACCTTACCTGTTCCCGTAAGCTCCAGGTGCTCTGA
- the B3GNT7 gene encoding UDP-GlcNAc:betaGal beta-1,3-N-acetylglucosaminyltransferase 7 isoform X1 — MSLWKKTVYRSVCLALVLLVAVTVFQRSLTPGPFLQEHTLPTLGPEKDSGQLVNSNNFWKNEKDVDTPNPTAALGPQAWDVTTTNCSANSNLTHQPWFQGLEPQFRQFLLYRHCRYFPMLLNHPEKCRDDVYLLVVIKSVITQHDRREAIRQTWGREQESAGGGHGAVRTLFLLGTASKQEERTHYQQLLAYEDRLYSDILQWDFLDTFFNLTLKEIHFLKWLDIYCPNVPFVFKGDDDVFVNPTNLLEFLADRRPQEDLFVGDVLQHARPIRRKDNKYYIPTALYSKASYPPYAGGGGFLMAGGLARRLHHACDTVELYPIDDVFLGMCLEVLGVRPTAHEGFKTFGISRNRNSRMNKEPCFYRSMLVVHKLMPPELLAMWGLVHGNLTCSRKLQVL; from the coding sequence GAAGAAAACCGTCTACAGGAGTGTGTGCCTTGCCCTGGTCCTGCTTGTGGCCGTGACAGTATTCCAGCGCAGTCTGACTCCCGGTCCGTTTCTGCAGGAGCACACGCTACCCACCCTGGGGCCAGAGAAGGATAGCGGACAATTGGTGAACTCCAACAACTTCTGGAAGAATGAGAAGGATGTGGACACCCCCAACCCCACAGCCGCTCTGGGTCCCCAGGCTTGGGACGTGACCACCACTAACTGCTCAGCCAATAGCAACTtgacccaccagccctggttcCAGGGCCTGGAGCCTCAGTTTCGGCAGTTTCTCTTGTATCGCCACTGCCGATACTTCCCCATGCTACTGAACCACCCAGAGAAGTGCAGGGACGATGTCTACCTGCTGGTGGTTATCAAGTCGGTCATCACACAGCATGACCGCCGCGAGGCCATCCGCCAGACCTGGGGCCGTGAGCAGGAGTCAGCAGGCGGGGGCCACGGTGCCGTGCGCACGCTGTTCCTGCTGGGCACGGCCTCCAAGCAGGAGGAGCGGACCCACTACCAGCAGCTGCTAGCCTATGAGGACCGCCTCTATAGCGACATCCTGCAGTGGGACTTTCTCGACACCTTCTTCAATTTGACCCTCAAGGAGATCCATTTCCTCAAGTGGCTCGACATCTACTGTCCCAACGTGCCCTTCGTCTTCAAAGGTGATGATGATGTCTTTGTCAACCCCACCAACCTGCTCGAATTTCTGGCTGACCGGAGGCCACAGGAGGACCTGTTCGTGGGTGATGTCCTGCAGCACGCACGGCCCATCCGCAGGAAGGATAACAAGTACTACATCCCCACGGCCCTGTACAGCAAGGCCAGCTACCCACCGTATGCTGGTGGAGGTGGCTTCCTCATGGCCGGTGGTCTGGCCCGGCGCCTGCACCATGCCTGTGACACAGTAGAACTCTATCCCATCGATGATGTCTTCCTAGGCATGTGCTTGGAGGTGCTGGGAGTGAGGCCCACAGCCCACGAGGGCTTCAAGACTTTTGGCATTTCTCGAAACCGCAATAGCCGCATGAACAAGGAGCCATGCTTTTACCGCTCCATGCTAGTTGTGCACAAGCTGATGCCTCCCGAGCTGCTGGCCATGTGGGGTCTGGTGCATGGCAACCTTACCTGTTCCCGTAAGCTCCAGGTGCTCTGA